The following coding sequences are from one Acidobacteriota bacterium window:
- a CDS encoding cytochrome b N-terminal domain-containing protein — translation MKAEGYSALHEFWINLRGIPNHVYRAMFRGGPPKTDRTRSSFIFGNVFLHLHSVRTHLWSLRWSTTMGLGIMTTAAFLITLVTGILLMFYYKPYPDVAYQSIKDIHFIVPTGRFMRNIHRWAANVMVVAVILHMARAFYTASYRKPREFNWFIGWGLLVTTLGLSFTGYLLPWDQLAYWAITIGANIAQSPREITDALGITAWADIGGLQREILLGSDKVGEEALIRFYLLHVMILPLALVMLMAVHFWRIRKDGGLAKPGNADEMVAEEAKEFYPVFTDAPTKTYHLAAVVKGKTPAVGSGPEHTVPSMPHLFYAELGVLMLTTLICVALAFVSDAPLKELANPLVPENPAKAPWYFLGLQEIVSFSAFMGGIGIPMLCVIGLGLIPFLDREKEGTGEWFGGPGGWKLVKWSVVVGFAGSIGVEAFAIHFGWLREAFPDIPQLFITFINPGTVLTAIYAAYSIWAVRKYNSTRAGALALFTCFLCGFIVLTVIGTYFRGPNWDFFWSPSDWGGH, via the coding sequence ATGAAAGCAGAAGGCTATTCAGCATTACACGAATTCTGGATCAATCTGCGGGGCATCCCTAATCACGTTTATCGGGCGATGTTTCGCGGCGGTCCGCCAAAGACCGATCGCACGCGGTCGTCGTTTATCTTCGGCAACGTCTTCCTGCATCTTCATTCGGTTCGCACACATCTCTGGAGCCTGCGTTGGAGCACGACCATGGGGCTCGGCATAATGACGACCGCGGCATTTCTGATAACACTGGTCACCGGCATCCTGCTGATGTTCTATTACAAGCCGTATCCGGACGTAGCCTATCAATCGATCAAGGACATTCATTTCATCGTGCCGACCGGCCGCTTTATGCGGAACATTCACCGCTGGGCGGCCAATGTAATGGTAGTCGCCGTGATACTGCACATGGCACGGGCGTTCTACACCGCCTCGTACCGAAAGCCGAGGGAATTCAACTGGTTCATCGGATGGGGTTTGCTTGTCACGACTTTGGGCCTGTCGTTTACGGGTTATCTGCTTCCTTGGGACCAACTCGCATACTGGGCGATCACGATCGGAGCCAATATCGCCCAGAGTCCTCGCGAGATCACGGATGCACTTGGGATCACGGCTTGGGCAGATATCGGCGGTCTGCAGCGTGAGATCCTGCTGGGATCGGACAAGGTGGGCGAAGAGGCTCTGATCAGATTTTATCTGCTCCACGTAATGATCTTGCCGCTGGCACTTGTAATGTTAATGGCGGTGCATTTCTGGCGGATACGAAAGGATGGTGGGCTTGCAAAACCGGGGAATGCCGATGAGATGGTCGCCGAAGAAGCCAAGGAATTCTATCCGGTCTTTACGGATGCTCCTACGAAGACATACCATCTTGCCGCTGTTGTAAAGGGCAAAACTCCGGCGGTCGGCAGCGGGCCGGAGCATACCGTTCCCTCGATGCCGCACCTTTTTTACGCCGAGCTCGGCGTGCTGATGCTGACAACGCTCATCTGTGTCGCGCTGGCTTTTGTTTCTGATGCACCGTTAAAAGAGCTAGCAAATCCGCTCGTGCCCGAGAATCCGGCCAAGGCGCCGTGGTATTTCCTCGGTCTGCAGGAGATCGTTTCGTTCTCGGCTTTTATGGGCGGCATCGGCATTCCGATGTTGTGCGTGATCGGATTGGGGTTGATACCGTTCCTCGACCGCGAAAAGGAAGGAACAGGCGAATGGTTTGGCGGACCAGGCGGATGGAAGCTGGTGAAATGGTCAGTTGTCGTTGGATTTGCAGGCTCGATCGGTGTCGAGGCATTTGCTATACATTTCGGTTGGCTTCGCGAGGCGTTCCCCGATATTCCCCAGCTTTTTATTACATTCATCAATCCCGGTACTGTCCTGACGGCGATCTACGCGGCTTATTCGATATGGGCCGTTCGAAAGTACAACTCAACCCGTGCAGGTGCTCTCGCTTTGTTCACCTGCTTTCTCTGCGGGTTCATCGTCCTGACGGTCATCGGAACCTATTTCCGCGGCCCGAACTGGGATTTCTTCTGGTCGCCATCTGACTGGGGAGGCCATTGA
- a CDS encoding c-type cytochrome: protein MNKNKYLLMVSSIGVFLLLAAAAVSENFMKDWHSIQGNAKTTEGPIDLRLRQIVNPSLKVTDRCVTCHVGMASGEQITTDQKVGAAHKPVVHSPTEIGCTTCHGGQGQATEKDDAHGNVHFWTEPMLPAKYAYASCGTCHTPLNVPNLPTLESARKTFERLDCYACHRLDGRGGTLRPGGNVTGMEGPDLSHVGLKGYNAEWYAAHLQKSRQATDPAWKTSFREVAEADRSALKIFLDTQMGAPKLIEAKAQFNSVGCAGCHTVGSFGGDAGVNLSLSGYKDPNQLNFTKVPGDHTLTNWVVQHFRSPASTVAGSQMPVLGLSDNQIDLLTLYTLSLRRRTLPDVYLPKDRVRAMRFGEREFAKDGETIFTAVCSSCHAADGRGTRFPGLVPNPSITNPEFLQLASDDFLFQTIRNGRPGRPMLAWGDRVNGFKEDELRAVIAYIRNLGGNIQAQPDAKPQLWATGDAALGATLFASNCSGCHGKNGVGADGPALSNKMFLSSVSDTFLVGTITRGRSGTVMQGFGFPSPIRRALAPAEVESIVVYLRSLKVK from the coding sequence ATGAACAAGAATAAGTATCTGTTGATGGTCTCAAGTATCGGGGTTTTCCTGCTCCTCGCTGCCGCTGCTGTGTCCGAGAACTTTATGAAGGACTGGCACAGCATTCAGGGGAACGCCAAGACCACAGAAGGTCCGATCGATCTGCGGCTGCGGCAGATCGTCAATCCAAGCCTGAAAGTTACCGACCGGTGCGTTACGTGTCATGTCGGTATGGCTTCGGGAGAGCAGATCACGACCGATCAGAAGGTTGGTGCTGCTCACAAACCGGTCGTCCATTCACCGACCGAGATCGGCTGCACGACTTGTCACGGCGGGCAGGGACAGGCGACCGAGAAAGACGACGCTCACGGAAATGTTCACTTCTGGACCGAGCCGATGCTACCAGCGAAGTATGCCTACGCGAGTTGCGGAACCTGTCACACGCCGCTGAATGTTCCCAATCTGCCGACCCTCGAAAGTGCCCGCAAGACGTTTGAAAGGCTCGACTGTTACGCCTGTCATCGTCTCGACGGCCGCGGAGGCACGCTGCGTCCGGGCGGCAATGTGACGGGAATGGAAGGCCCCGACCTGTCACATGTCGGCCTGAAAGGCTACAACGCCGAATGGTATGCGGCTCACCTGCAAAAGTCTCGGCAGGCGACGGACCCGGCCTGGAAAACCTCATTTCGTGAGGTAGCCGAGGCAGACCGCTCGGCTCTGAAGATCTTTCTCGACACCCAAATGGGTGCGCCGAAACTGATCGAAGCAAAGGCGCAGTTCAATTCGGTCGGGTGCGCTGGTTGTCATACCGTCGGAAGTTTTGGCGGTGACGCGGGCGTCAATCTATCCCTCTCGGGTTACAAAGATCCGAATCAACTGAATTTCACTAAGGTTCCGGGCGATCACACTTTAACCAACTGGGTCGTCCAGCATTTCCGTTCACCTGCGTCCACGGTCGCGGGATCGCAGATGCCCGTACTTGGGTTGTCTGATAACCAGATCGACCTGCTGACGCTCTATACACTTTCGCTCAGACGGCGCACCTTGCCTGACGTCTATCTTCCGAAGGACCGCGTGCGCGCTATGCGTTTCGGCGAACGCGAGTTTGCTAAGGATGGTGAGACCATTTTCACGGCGGTGTGTTCAAGTTGTCACGCGGCAGATGGACGCGGAACCCGGTTCCCGGGCCTTGTTCCGAACCCTTCGATAACAAATCCTGAGTTCCTGCAGCTCGCCTCGGACGATTTTCTCTTCCAAACGATACGGAATGGCCGGCCCGGACGGCCGATGTTGGCTTGGGGTGACCGTGTGAATGGCTTTAAGGAAGATGAGCTTCGAGCCGTCATCGCCTACATTCGCAATCTCGGCGGCAACATCCAAGCACAGCCCGATGCCAAGCCACAGCTGTGGGCGACGGGCGATGCAGCACTCGGAGCGACACTCTTTGCTTCAAATTGTTCGGGCTGTCACGGAAAGAATGGCGTCGGCGCAGATGGCCCGGCGCTTAGCAACAAAATGTTTTTATCGAGTGTTTCGGACACCTTTCTGGTCGGGACGATCACGCGGGGCCGGAGCGGGACTGTGATGCAAGGTTTCGGGTTCCCATCGCCGATCCGACGGGCATTGGCCCCAGCGGAGGTCGAATCGATCGTGGTCTACCTGCGCTCATTGAAGGTGAAATAG
- a CDS encoding molybdopterin-dependent oxidoreductase has protein sequence MKKEISRREFMARITAAGFGALVASTTNAWGLEAITNPLATYPNRDWEKVYRDLWAYDSRYTFTCAPNDTHNCLLNAHVRQGVITRIGPTMKYGEAVDLLGNGTSHRWDPRVCQKGLALTRRFYGDRRVNGTMVRAGYKKWYEAGFPRGADGRPPEQYLQRARDEWVRMSHDEGAVIVAAALKNIAETYTGDEGKRKLKEQHYDEATIEATQGVGTQVMKFRGGMPLLGMTRVFGMYRMANSIALLDSHIRGVGPDKAMGPKGFDNYSWHTDLPPGHTMVTGQQTVEFDLNSVEQAKTVVVWGMNWITTKMPDAHWLTEARMKGTRVVVIACEYSATATKGDDVLVVRPGTTPALALGFANVIMQENLYDKEYVQQWTDMPILVRMDTLKYLKAAEVFGGDPAVLKQTFIVKDGEKAPPPIQQTVQNVVPEKLRLEWGDYVFWDAKKNAAQPLTRDDVGKNSKAVDAMLEGFVEVTLADGSKVRCRPVFDLVKEYAAHFTPQTVEELTWAPAAAVQKLARLFAKEPGTTLFALGMGPNQFFNSDNKDRDVFLLASLTGNVGKIGGNVGSYAGNYRTALFNGAPQYINEDPFDIELDETKSARPKQYWRAESAHYYNHEDHPLRVGNALLTGKTHMPCPTKSLWFANANSILGNVKWHYNMVVNALPKIELIAVNEWWWSTSCEWADVVFGVDSWAELKHPDMTASVTNPFLLVFPKTPIPRIFNTIGDIEVYATVASKLADLTGDNRFNDYWKFVREDRTDVYLQRILDHSTNTKGYSFKDLHEKAINGVPAIINSRTTPKNVGYDQLVDATPWYTKSGRLEFYREEDEFIDAGENLPVHREPVDSTFYEPNIIISAPHEAMRPKTPEDYGVKRDDLSCETRCGRNVIYTWAEAKKTAHPLIKDDYKFIFHTPKFRHGSHTTPIDTDMNAMLFGPFGDIYRHDKRSPFVTEGYVDINPTDAQELGVNDGDYVWIDADPEDRPFRGWQNDKKNYAFARLLCRARYYPGTPRGVTRMWFNMYGATPGSQQGQQERKDGLAKNPRTNYQAMFRSGSHQSATRGWLKPTWMTDSLVRKGMFGQEMGKGFAADIHCPTGAPRESFIKITKAEPGGIGDEPLWRPTKLGIRPRNESDAMKRYIAGDFIGKK, from the coding sequence ATGAAAAAAGAGATCTCAAGACGCGAATTTATGGCGAGGATCACCGCAGCCGGATTTGGGGCACTGGTGGCATCAACGACAAACGCTTGGGGACTGGAAGCCATAACAAATCCCTTGGCCACATACCCAAACCGTGACTGGGAAAAGGTCTATCGCGACCTGTGGGCTTATGATTCCCGTTATACCTTTACATGTGCTCCTAACGATACGCACAACTGCCTGCTCAACGCACACGTACGCCAGGGCGTCATTACCCGAATCGGCCCGACAATGAAATATGGCGAGGCAGTCGATCTGCTCGGCAACGGGACTTCGCATCGGTGGGATCCGCGTGTCTGCCAAAAGGGCCTCGCCTTGACGCGGCGCTTTTATGGTGACCGGCGAGTAAACGGAACGATGGTCCGAGCCGGTTATAAGAAATGGTACGAAGCAGGTTTCCCTCGCGGTGCCGACGGGCGTCCGCCTGAACAATATTTACAGCGCGCTCGCGATGAATGGGTGCGAATGTCGCACGACGAAGGGGCAGTTATAGTGGCAGCTGCGCTGAAGAACATCGCCGAAACGTACACCGGCGACGAGGGCAAGCGAAAGCTCAAGGAACAGCATTACGACGAAGCGACGATCGAGGCCACGCAGGGCGTCGGTACGCAGGTTATGAAGTTTCGCGGCGGTATGCCGCTACTTGGTATGACGCGTGTTTTCGGAATGTACAGAATGGCGAATTCGATCGCCTTGCTTGATTCGCACATCCGCGGAGTCGGGCCCGACAAGGCGATGGGGCCCAAAGGGTTTGATAATTATTCATGGCATACCGATCTGCCTCCCGGCCACACGATGGTCACCGGCCAACAGACGGTCGAATTCGATCTCAACTCAGTCGAGCAAGCCAAAACCGTTGTCGTCTGGGGAATGAACTGGATCACCACGAAGATGCCAGACGCACACTGGCTGACCGAGGCTCGAATGAAAGGCACGCGGGTCGTCGTGATCGCCTGCGAATACTCGGCAACGGCCACGAAAGGAGACGATGTCCTTGTCGTCCGTCCCGGAACGACGCCGGCTCTCGCACTCGGCTTTGCCAACGTGATCATGCAGGAAAACCTGTATGACAAGGAATATGTGCAGCAGTGGACGGACATGCCGATCCTCGTTCGGATGGACACGCTCAAATATCTCAAAGCGGCAGAGGTTTTTGGGGGCGATCCTGCCGTTCTAAAACAAACATTTATCGTCAAGGATGGTGAAAAGGCCCCGCCGCCGATCCAGCAGACGGTGCAGAATGTCGTACCCGAAAAGCTCCGGCTTGAATGGGGCGATTACGTTTTCTGGGATGCGAAAAAGAATGCTGCTCAGCCGCTTACGCGCGACGATGTCGGCAAGAATTCCAAGGCCGTGGACGCAATGCTCGAAGGCTTCGTCGAGGTAACCCTGGCGGACGGAAGCAAGGTCAGGTGTCGTCCAGTCTTCGATCTCGTCAAAGAGTACGCGGCACATTTTACGCCGCAGACGGTTGAGGAACTTACATGGGCACCGGCAGCCGCCGTGCAGAAGTTGGCTCGGCTTTTCGCCAAAGAGCCGGGAACGACGCTTTTTGCACTTGGAATGGGCCCGAACCAGTTCTTCAATAGCGACAACAAGGATCGCGACGTTTTTCTGCTCGCGTCCCTCACCGGAAATGTCGGCAAGATCGGCGGGAACGTCGGATCATATGCCGGAAATTACCGCACCGCTCTGTTTAACGGGGCACCGCAATACATTAACGAGGATCCGTTCGACATTGAGCTTGACGAGACAAAATCAGCTCGGCCAAAGCAGTACTGGCGGGCAGAGTCGGCTCACTACTACAATCACGAAGACCATCCCCTGCGTGTGGGCAATGCTCTTTTGACCGGCAAGACCCATATGCCGTGCCCGACAAAATCACTCTGGTTCGCGAATGCAAATTCGATCCTCGGTAACGTCAAATGGCACTACAACATGGTCGTCAACGCACTGCCCAAGATCGAACTGATCGCGGTCAACGAGTGGTGGTGGTCGACGTCATGCGAATGGGCGGACGTCGTTTTCGGCGTCGATTCCTGGGCGGAGCTCAAACATCCGGACATGACCGCATCGGTAACAAATCCGTTCCTGCTCGTTTTCCCAAAAACCCCGATCCCTCGGATCTTCAATACGATCGGCGATATCGAGGTTTACGCTACGGTCGCGTCAAAACTCGCCGATCTGACCGGGGACAATCGCTTTAACGACTACTGGAAATTTGTCCGCGAGGATAGGACGGACGTCTACTTGCAGCGGATACTCGATCATTCGACAAACACCAAAGGCTATTCGTTCAAAGATCTTCACGAAAAGGCGATCAACGGTGTCCCGGCGATTATCAACAGCAGAACGACGCCGAAAAATGTCGGATACGATCAATTGGTCGACGCCACGCCCTGGTACACAAAGAGCGGCAGGCTTGAATTTTATCGCGAAGAGGACGAGTTTATCGACGCCGGCGAGAATCTGCCCGTTCACCGCGAACCAGTCGATTCGACATTTTACGAACCAAATATCATTATCTCCGCGCCGCATGAAGCGATGCGTCCGAAAACGCCGGAGGACTACGGAGTCAAACGCGACGACCTAAGCTGCGAAACTCGCTGCGGCCGTAACGTTATCTATACCTGGGCAGAAGCGAAAAAGACGGCTCATCCTCTGATCAAGGACGATTACAAGTTTATATTCCACACGCCGAAATTCCGCCACGGTTCGCACACGACGCCGATCGACACGGATATGAACGCGATGCTTTTTGGACCGTTCGGCGACATCTACCGCCACGACAAACGTTCGCCGTTTGTTACCGAGGGTTATGTCGACATCAATCCGACCGATGCACAGGAACTCGGCGTCAATGACGGCGACTACGTCTGGATAGACGCCGACCCGGAAGACCGGCCGTTTCGCGGCTGGCAGAACGATAAGAAGAATTATGCATTCGCGCGGCTTCTCTGTCGTGCGAGGTACTATCCGGGCACCCCTCGCGGCGTGACGCGTATGTGGTTTAACATGTACGGCGCGACGCCCGGCTCCCAGCAGGGACAGCAGGAGCGTAAAGACGGCTTGGCAAAGAATCCACGGACAAACTATCAGGCAATGTTTCGCTCGGGCTCACACCAATCCGCAACCCGCGGTTGGCTAAAACCGACTTGGATGACCGATTCACTGGTTCGCAAAGGAATGTTCGGCCAAGAGATGGGCAAGGGTTTTGCGGCAGATATTCACTGCCCAACGGGTGCTCCGCGTGAATCATTTATCAAGATCACCAAGGCCGAACCGGGCGGCATCGGCGACGAGCCGCTATGGCGTCCGACCAAGCTTGGCATCAGGCCGAGAAATGAATCGGATGCCATGAAGCGTTACATCGCTGGAGATTTTATCGGCAAGAAATAG
- a CDS encoding dehydrogenase codes for MARVNNWQLGREMSYWYPESRPQKQFAAVFDTNKCIACQTCTLACKTTWTSGKGQEYMLWNNVESKPYGSYPLAWDLNLLSLLDGQNWGEENGESVYKGSTIFESAPAGERVLGWRPEDEDYAYPNVGEDDCAGGIEHGASIDIPHQMAWFYYLARICNHCTYPGCLASCPRGSIYKRPEDGIVLVDQNRCRGYQECVRGCPYKKVFFNPMTSTSEKCIACYPKIEQGLSPQCFANCIGKIRVAGFINTPDKAEADNPIDYLVHIKKVALPLFPQFGLEPNVYYIPPIHVPTAFTRQMFGPGTDKAVEIYRNAPNDPDLTSLLGLFGSTEAIMRKWKRVGDKAIGMDENGKELVNVPFKEPVHIRPAYDKLYQITRTNCP; via the coding sequence ATGGCACGCGTAAATAACTGGCAGCTCGGACGAGAAATGTCCTATTGGTATCCGGAAAGCCGTCCGCAAAAGCAATTTGCCGCCGTGTTCGATACAAATAAGTGTATTGCGTGCCAAACCTGCACGCTGGCCTGCAAAACGACTTGGACCTCCGGCAAAGGCCAAGAGTACATGCTTTGGAACAACGTCGAAAGCAAGCCGTATGGTTCGTATCCGCTCGCCTGGGATCTAAATCTATTGAGTTTGCTCGATGGTCAAAACTGGGGCGAGGAAAATGGCGAATCTGTCTATAAAGGAAGCACCATTTTTGAGTCAGCACCGGCCGGCGAACGCGTTCTCGGCTGGCGGCCGGAGGATGAAGATTACGCCTATCCGAACGTTGGCGAAGACGACTGTGCCGGCGGCATCGAACACGGAGCGAGCATCGATATCCCGCATCAGATGGCGTGGTTCTACTATCTCGCCCGTATCTGCAATCACTGCACTTATCCGGGCTGCCTGGCATCGTGCCCTCGCGGTTCGATCTATAAGCGGCCCGAGGACGGCATCGTTCTCGTCGATCAAAACCGCTGCCGCGGCTATCAGGAATGTGTTCGCGGCTGTCCGTACAAGAAGGTGTTTTTCAACCCGATGACGTCGACATCGGAAAAATGCATCGCGTGTTACCCGAAGATCGAGCAAGGGCTGTCACCACAGTGTTTCGCAAATTGCATTGGGAAGATCCGCGTTGCCGGATTTATCAATACGCCAGACAAGGCCGAGGCTGATAACCCGATCGATTACCTAGTTCATATCAAAAAAGTTGCGTTGCCGCTCTTCCCGCAGTTCGGACTTGAGCCAAACGTCTACTACATTCCGCCGATCCACGTGCCGACGGCCTTTACCCGCCAGATGTTCGGCCCCGGTACAGACAAGGCCGTCGAGATCTACCGAAACGCACCGAACGATCCGGACCTGACCAGCTTATTAGGCCTATTCGGCTCGACCGAGGCGATAATGCGCAAATGGAAACGTGTCGGCGATAAGGCTATCGGAATGGATGAGAATGGAAAAGAGCTGGTCAATGTACCGTTCAAGGAACCGGTCCACATTCGACCGGCCTACGACAAGCTCTATCAGATCACGCGCACCAATTGTCCGTGA
- a CDS encoding hemerythrin domain-containing protein, producing the protein MISDLMKVHKVIDGLFFEHQRALLHFNFEKALGLLKAYESTLFSHMADEENILLPVYEKRADFPAAGAPKLYYDDHAKMRSHLGLFKQTVRDMPSEPELDRVMLQLLDREAFYLRLCSHHDRREADYLYPILDALLADEEKYEMLVRVRLRGERH; encoded by the coding sequence GTGATCAGTGATCTTATGAAGGTTCATAAGGTGATCGACGGATTGTTCTTCGAGCACCAGCGGGCATTGCTTCATTTTAATTTCGAAAAGGCACTTGGCCTTCTTAAAGCGTATGAGTCAACTCTTTTCAGCCATATGGCTGACGAAGAAAATATTCTGCTGCCGGTTTACGAAAAGCGGGCCGACTTCCCGGCGGCTGGAGCTCCAAAGCTCTACTATGACGATCACGCCAAGATGCGTTCGCATCTTGGGCTTTTTAAGCAAACGGTCCGCGACATGCCCTCAGAACCTGAGTTGGACCGAGTCATGCTTCAGCTTCTGGATCGCGAAGCCTTTTACCTTCGCCTCTGCAGCCATCACGACCGGCGTGAGGCCGACTACCTTTATCCGATACTGGATGCCCTACTAGCCGACGAAGAAAAGTACGAGATGCTCGTACGCGTTCGGCTTCGCGGGGAAAGACATTGA
- a CDS encoding molecular chaperone TorD family protein has translation MKTKRNSTRDLLAEAAEWRLISLLFDCPSNDWLRQVEDLAGPVTDKKLKRAAKAAQKQASEGLFHSIFGPGGPAPGREVSYRGWVQPGYMLAELNSFYDAFSYKPTTNEVPDHVAVETGFVAYLRLKELYALENGDNESADVTSKASVTFIDDHLSKYAQKLSKLLAASGIEYLNLAGAALFARVGPDQDKSKQIFLPVLDEENESTLECGWTAS, from the coding sequence ATGAAAACCAAAAGAAACAGTACTAGAGATCTGCTCGCCGAAGCGGCAGAATGGCGGCTAATTAGCCTACTATTCGATTGTCCGTCAAATGACTGGCTAAGACAGGTCGAAGATCTCGCAGGTCCTGTCACCGACAAGAAACTGAAACGTGCTGCAAAGGCCGCTCAGAAACAAGCAAGTGAAGGATTATTTCATTCTATCTTCGGGCCGGGCGGACCAGCCCCGGGTCGCGAGGTCAGTTATCGCGGCTGGGTTCAACCGGGTTACATGTTGGCGGAATTGAATAGTTTCTACGACGCATTCTCGTATAAACCAACGACCAACGAGGTGCCTGATCACGTCGCTGTCGAGACCGGATTCGTCGCTTACCTGCGATTAAAAGAACTTTATGCTTTGGAAAACGGCGACAACGAAAGTGCCGATGTGACCTCAAAGGCCTCAGTAACTTTTATCGACGATCACCTTTCCAAATACGCTCAGAAACTGTCCAAATTGCTCGCCGCGTCCGGAATCGAATATCTGAATCTGGCAGGAGCCGCTTTGTTCGCGCGAGTCGGGCCCGATCAGGACAAATCAAAGCAGATCTTTCTCCCTGTACTCGACGAAGAGAACGAGTCCACGCTTGAATGCGGCTGGACTGCTTCTTGA
- a CDS encoding B12-binding domain-containing radical SAM protein encodes MKVLLVYPVFPETYWSFRHALSFVGKKAAFPPLGLLTVSAMLPETWQRRLVDMNVEPLTPSDIEWADIVFLSAMIVQRESLDQVVKLCKELGTRVAVGGPYVSTSSNLVPDADFIFVGEAETTLPEFIDDLKSSSPKRIYQAAERPSLLSTPVPDFGLIDINHYASMNVQFSRGCPFSCEFCDIIEIYGRSPRTKSSEQMLAEIEAMRVAGWRGTVFIVDDNFIGNKREVRKFLPDLIAWSERHNFPFSFLTEASVNLAEDDVLLEMMQSAGFHRVFLGIETPAPASLKEANKSQNTKRDLLESVRKIQSYGIEVMAGFIVGFDNDPEDIFERQINFIRESAIPLAMVGLLTALPDTQLWKRLEREGRLVHESSGNNTDCSLNFVPKMDRGRLVEGYKRILRTIYSSEEFYQRAIACLSRVSNDAAALQRVSVTGVLRSFIKIVLRLGVRDRERLRFWKYLFRVVRLYPRSLGNGIALAAMGYHFRKVTEIHCAKVPVTEFKDEGTQLAGEISFAD; translated from the coding sequence GTGAAAGTATTACTTGTTTATCCTGTTTTCCCTGAAACTTACTGGAGCTTTCGCCACGCACTGTCGTTTGTCGGCAAGAAGGCCGCGTTTCCACCACTCGGGCTGTTGACCGTATCCGCCATGCTGCCGGAAACCTGGCAACGGCGTCTCGTAGATATGAATGTCGAGCCGCTAACCCCGAGCGATATCGAGTGGGCGGATATCGTCTTTCTCAGCGCGATGATCGTCCAGAGGGAGTCGCTCGATCAGGTCGTAAAATTATGCAAGGAACTTGGCACGCGAGTCGCAGTCGGAGGCCCGTATGTCTCTACCAGCTCGAATCTCGTACCGGATGCGGATTTCATTTTCGTAGGTGAAGCCGAAACGACCTTGCCGGAGTTTATCGACGATTTGAAAAGCAGCTCACCCAAACGCATTTATCAAGCGGCCGAGCGGCCCTCGCTTTTGTCCACGCCGGTGCCGGATTTCGGTTTGATCGACATAAACCATTACGCCTCCATGAATGTCCAGTTTTCACGCGGCTGCCCGTTTTCGTGTGAGTTTTGCGACATCATTGAGATCTACGGGCGCTCGCCGCGTACCAAATCAAGCGAACAGATGCTAGCTGAAATAGAGGCGATGCGAGTCGCTGGCTGGCGCGGAACGGTATTTATCGTTGACGACAATTTTATCGGCAACAAACGTGAGGTTAGAAAATTCCTGCCGGATCTTATTGCATGGTCTGAGCGACATAATTTTCCATTCTCTTTTTTGACGGAGGCAAGCGTAAACCTCGCCGAAGACGATGTTTTACTCGAGATGATGCAATCCGCCGGTTTTCACCGTGTATTTCTCGGTATTGAGACGCCCGCGCCCGCAAGTCTGAAAGAAGCCAACAAATCTCAGAATACAAAACGCGACCTGCTTGAATCGGTGCGAAAGATCCAAAGCTATGGAATCGAGGTCATGGCCGGTTTTATTGTAGGATTCGATAACGACCCGGAGGATATTTTCGAGCGGCAAATCAACTTTATCCGCGAAAGTGCAATTCCGCTTGCAATGGTCGGGCTCCTGACCGCCCTTCCCGACACGCAGCTTTGGAAGCGATTAGAGCGTGAAGGCCGACTTGTTCACGAGAGCAGCGGAAACAACACGGATTGTTCATTAAACTTTGTTCCAAAAATGGATCGCGGGCGCCTGGTCGAGGGATACAAACGCATTCTAAGGACCATTTACAGCTCGGAGGAATTCTATCAGCGCGCAATCGCTTGTTTATCGCGCGTAAGTAACGATGCGGCAGCATTGCAGCGAGTCAGCGTTACCGGCGTTCTCAGATCCTTCATAAAAATCGTGTTGAGGCTCGGCGTACGCGACCGGGAACGCCTTCGATTCTGGAAGTATTTATTCCGCGTCGTCAGGCTTTACCCGCGCAGTCTCGGAAACGGGATCGCCCTCGCGGCAATGGGTTATCACTTTAGAAAGGTGACTGAGATACATTGTGCAAAAGTTCCCGTAACGGAGTTTAAGGACGAAGGGACGCAATTGGCCGGCGAAATCAGTTTCGCCGACTGA